One Candidatus Korarchaeum sp. genomic region harbors:
- the pdxA gene encoding 4-hydroxythreonine-4-phosphate dehydrogenase PdxA has translation MILITVGDPGGVGPEVTVKALRRVKYPVTVIGSIGILKRARDVCGIDMEFTSVDEPVELSDSIPVIDLGGSETYQARPTPEGGLFSYLCIKRASDIILGGKADALVTGPVSKEAINLAGIPFRGHTELLAELAGVRRTKMLLYLDELRVSHVTTHVSLREVPSLISEEEIVFTTEQTFSFLRKLGERGKVGIASLNPHAGEGGLFGSEEISVIGPAIRRLRELGYDVEGPIPADTIFLRALRGEFRAIVAMYHDQGHIPVKLLGFNRAVNVTLGLPYVRTSVDHGTAYDIAGSCSADEGSMVNAISLAHRLSR, from the coding sequence GTGATACTGATCACGGTAGGGGATCCCGGAGGAGTGGGTCCTGAGGTCACAGTGAAGGCCCTCAGGAGGGTCAAATATCCGGTTACGGTGATAGGGAGCATTGGGATCCTAAAGAGAGCCCGTGATGTCTGTGGAATCGACATGGAATTCACTTCCGTTGATGAACCGGTGGAGTTGAGTGACTCAATCCCGGTCATAGATTTAGGGGGCTCAGAGACCTACCAGGCTAGGCCAACGCCGGAGGGAGGGCTCTTCTCTTACCTCTGCATAAAGAGGGCCTCTGATATCATCCTAGGGGGGAAGGCCGACGCTCTGGTGACGGGACCCGTCAGTAAGGAAGCGATTAATCTAGCCGGCATACCTTTCAGGGGACATACGGAGCTATTAGCCGAGCTCGCGGGTGTGAGAAGGACCAAGATGCTGCTCTACCTGGATGAGCTGAGAGTGTCTCATGTCACCACGCATGTGTCCCTGAGGGAGGTCCCAAGCTTGATCTCAGAGGAGGAGATAGTGTTCACCACGGAGCAGACCTTCTCCTTCCTGAGGAAACTCGGAGAACGTGGAAAGGTCGGTATAGCTTCCCTGAACCCTCATGCGGGTGAGGGCGGACTGTTCGGGAGTGAGGAAATCTCCGTGATAGGACCGGCTATTAGAAGGCTCAGGGAGTTGGGTTACGATGTCGAGGGGCCAATCCCGGCCGATACCATATTCCTAAGGGCATTGAGGGGGGAGTTCCGCGCGATCGTGGCCATGTATCATGACCAGGGGCATATCCCCGTGAAGCTATTGGGTTTTAACAGGGCCGTTAACGTGACTCTCGGGCTGCCCTATGTCAGGACCTCGGTGGATCACGGTACCGCTTACGACATAGCTGGTAGCTGCTCAGCCGATGAGGGTAGCATGGTAAACGCTATAAGCTTGGCCCATAGGTTATCTAGGTAG
- the larA gene encoding nickel-dependent lactate racemase produces MPEFSLPYGSSEVRFNLPSNLKVYLIEPREVKPLEDLESELRNSIRNLSDIVKPGRRVAVVADDITRPTPTARVLPILLDQLNDLGIRDELISLVVALGTHRPMTQPELELKYGEAVERIEVIQPDFRDPEKQVKIGLMPSGAPIEVTRELSKVDLSIGIGCVTPHHVSGFSGGSKIILPGVSGERTVGEMHLMSARLRRSFLGIERNEVRDLMDLVAEKAYLRGLIDLVVDGVGRPTWIGCGEFKDVFREAVVESRKVYEVDAPKELDLVITTSYPADIDFWQAHKALYPADMVLREGGTLILATPCPEGVSKTHPDVIELAGLSPEEIDRRIEAKIVKDLIGAANSMVWSKIRSRIRVVIVSDGLDEWEVRSMGFEWYGDLEEAINKELARFHEKPRVGVMKNSPELLPRVNYAGGGI; encoded by the coding sequence ATGCCCGAGTTTTCCCTGCCTTACGGGAGCTCTGAAGTTCGCTTCAACCTACCGAGCAATTTGAAGGTATATCTAATAGAACCAAGGGAGGTTAAGCCCTTAGAAGATCTAGAAAGTGAACTCAGGAACTCTATCAGGAATCTATCCGATATAGTGAAGCCAGGGAGGAGGGTAGCGGTGGTAGCTGACGATATAACTAGACCAACACCTACTGCACGTGTGCTCCCCATCCTCCTGGACCAACTGAACGATCTCGGGATAAGGGATGAGCTGATATCTCTTGTAGTCGCTTTAGGGACCCACAGGCCGATGACACAACCCGAACTCGAGTTGAAGTACGGGGAGGCTGTTGAGAGAATCGAGGTAATTCAGCCGGACTTCAGGGATCCTGAGAAGCAGGTGAAGATCGGTTTAATGCCGAGCGGTGCTCCGATAGAGGTAACTAGGGAACTTTCCAAGGTGGATCTCTCCATAGGCATCGGTTGCGTCACACCTCATCACGTCTCGGGTTTCTCCGGAGGCTCCAAGATAATACTGCCGGGTGTTTCAGGGGAGAGAACCGTCGGGGAAATGCACCTGATGAGCGCGAGGTTAAGGAGATCCTTCTTGGGTATTGAGAGAAATGAAGTTAGGGATCTCATGGATTTAGTTGCTGAGAAGGCTTATTTGAGGGGGTTGATCGATCTAGTTGTCGATGGTGTGGGAAGGCCTACGTGGATCGGGTGCGGAGAGTTCAAGGATGTCTTCAGGGAGGCCGTAGTGGAGTCCAGGAAGGTTTACGAGGTTGATGCCCCAAAGGAGCTAGATCTCGTCATAACAACGAGTTATCCCGCTGATATCGATTTCTGGCAGGCGCACAAAGCGCTATATCCTGCCGATATGGTGCTCAGGGAGGGAGGTACGCTCATACTCGCGACACCCTGTCCAGAAGGAGTTTCCAAGACGCATCCCGATGTGATAGAGCTGGCCGGATTGTCTCCAGAGGAGATAGATAGAAGGATTGAGGCCAAAATCGTTAAAGACCTGATAGGTGCTGCTAATTCAATGGTATGGTCGAAGATAAGGTCTAGGATAAGGGTCGTGATAGTCTCGGACGGTTTAGATGAGTGGGAAGTTAGATCCATGGGTTTCGAGTGGTACGGGGACCTCGAGGAAGCTATAAATAAGGAGTTAGCGAGATTCCATGAAAAGCCGAGAGTTGGTGTGATGAAAAACTCCCCGGAGCTATTGCCAAGGGTGAATTACGCCGGGGGAGGGATTTGA
- a CDS encoding 30S ribosomal protein S19, translating into MSSREFRYRGYTLEQLQAMTLDELASVMPARIRRTLRRGLSPENKKLLDKIRKYKAMGVDKVIRTHRRDMPVLPEMVGSKVAVHNGKDFVEVTIVPEMIGHYLGEFAMTNKIVRHGKPGKGATRSSKFVPLK; encoded by the coding sequence ATGTCATCGAGGGAGTTCAGGTACCGTGGGTATACGTTGGAGCAGCTCCAGGCAATGACCCTGGATGAGTTAGCTAGCGTGATGCCAGCTAGGATCAGGAGGACGCTGAGGAGAGGATTATCTCCCGAGAACAAGAAGTTGCTGGATAAGATCAGGAAATATAAAGCGATGGGAGTAGATAAGGTCATAAGAACACACAGAAGAGATATGCCCGTTTTACCGGAGATGGTAGGCTCTAAGGTAGCTGTGCATAACGGCAAGGATTTCGTTGAAGTGACGATAGTACCCGAGATGATAGGGCATTACCTAGGGGAATTCGCGATGACCAATAAGATAGTGAGGCATGGAAAACCCGGGAAGGGAGCCACGAGATCGAGTAAGTTCGTACCACTCAAGTGA
- a CDS encoding 50S ribosomal protein L2 encodes MGKRILVQRKGRGGIQFRAKDHLKVAPVRYPQDGMDELLRGKIKEFIHEPGRHTPISLVELENGQEFYYIPPEGVHVGQEIQIGPGAEVKTGNILPLSDIPDGTLVCNVEIRPGDGGKIARRSGTYAIVFSHEGDRVILRLPSRKEKFVDARCRATIGIVAASGRIEKPFMKAGIKYYRERTHPKRWPVVRGVAMNPVSHPHGGGSHKRPGKPTTVARTAPPGQKVGHIAARKTGRAKRRIATRK; translated from the coding sequence ATGGGTAAGAGGATACTGGTTCAGAGGAAGGGTAGAGGAGGAATACAGTTCAGGGCTAAGGATCACCTGAAGGTGGCACCGGTCCGCTATCCTCAGGATGGTATGGACGAGCTCCTGAGGGGGAAAATAAAGGAGTTCATACATGAGCCGGGGAGGCACACGCCCATATCCCTGGTGGAACTCGAGAACGGGCAGGAGTTCTATTACATACCTCCTGAGGGTGTTCACGTAGGTCAGGAGATCCAGATAGGCCCTGGAGCAGAGGTCAAGACGGGAAACATCCTTCCCCTATCCGATATACCGGACGGCACTCTCGTTTGCAACGTTGAGATAAGACCCGGAGACGGTGGAAAAATCGCTAGGAGAAGTGGAACATATGCTATAGTCTTCTCACATGAGGGGGATAGGGTCATCCTCAGGCTACCCTCCAGGAAGGAGAAGTTCGTTGACGCCAGGTGTAGGGCGACCATAGGTATTGTTGCTGCTAGCGGTAGGATAGAGAAGCCCTTTATGAAGGCGGGGATCAAGTACTACCGCGAGAGGACTCATCCTAAGAGGTGGCCTGTGGTCAGAGGGGTAGCGATGAACCCTGTAAGCCATCCACATGGAGGAGGGTCTCATAAGAGGCCGGGCAAACCGACTACCGTAGCGAGGACAGCTCCTCCTGGACAGAAGGTCGGTCACATAGCCGCTAGGAAGACAGGGAGGGCTAAGAGGAGGATCGCGACTAGGAAGTAA
- a CDS encoding 50S ribosomal protein L23 has translation MSKIFNPFKVLKAPISTEKVVRMVNEENKLAFYVDIKATKAEIKRAVEEAFEVKVVSVRTLITPTGRKKAYVKLSPEFKASDVASKLGVIG, from the coding sequence TTGTCTAAGATCTTCAATCCATTCAAGGTACTCAAGGCTCCCATATCGACTGAGAAGGTAGTTAGAATGGTGAACGAGGAGAACAAACTCGCTTTCTATGTCGATATCAAAGCGACCAAGGCTGAGATAAAGAGGGCAGTTGAGGAGGCCTTCGAAGTCAAGGTAGTGAGTGTTAGGACTCTTATAACTCCTACTGGAAGAAAAAAGGCTTATGTAAAACTATCTCCTGAGTTTAAGGCCTCGGATGTAGCTTCTAAGCTTGGGGTAATAGGGTGA
- the rpl4p gene encoding 50S ribosomal protein L4: MEVPVYDLRGKVVRNIELPTVFSFEVRPDVIRRVYLSQLTARIQPQGRDPLAGLRTSAESWGAGHGVARVPRVKGRGYPAAGRAARAVMAVGGVKTKAPRSWKVVWERVNRKERRAAIASAIAATHSIDLVRARHRIPNGMMVPIVVIDEIESIGKTSEFYRFLQDMGLGEELDRCKRRFRKIRAGRGKMRGRVRQRARGPLIVYLNEGSPLKLASRNIPGVDAVSLRNLTVMHLAPGGVPGRLTIWSESSIKALEEVKVIV, translated from the coding sequence ATGGAGGTCCCGGTCTACGATCTGAGGGGGAAGGTCGTGAGAAACATAGAGCTACCAACGGTCTTCTCCTTCGAGGTAAGGCCAGATGTCATAAGGAGAGTATACCTCTCGCAGCTCACAGCTAGGATCCAGCCACAGGGTAGGGATCCCCTGGCCGGCCTCAGGACATCGGCCGAGTCCTGGGGGGCCGGGCACGGTGTGGCCAGGGTCCCGAGGGTGAAGGGCAGGGGATACCCGGCCGCGGGTAGGGCGGCGAGGGCCGTCATGGCAGTAGGTGGGGTCAAGACTAAGGCCCCCAGGTCTTGGAAGGTCGTTTGGGAGAGGGTGAATAGGAAGGAGAGGAGAGCAGCTATAGCATCGGCAATAGCTGCTACTCACTCAATAGATCTCGTGAGGGCCAGGCACAGGATACCCAACGGTATGATGGTCCCGATAGTTGTAATCGACGAGATAGAGTCCATAGGGAAAACATCAGAATTCTACAGGTTCCTTCAGGATATGGGTCTCGGCGAGGAGCTAGACAGGTGCAAGAGGAGATTCAGGAAGATAAGGGCCGGAAGGGGGAAGATGAGAGGTAGGGTGAGGCAGAGGGCGAGAGGTCCCCTGATAGTCTACTTGAACGAGGGATCACCTCTCAAGCTAGCATCCAGGAACATACCGGGTGTGGATGCCGTCTCCCTGAGGAACCTTACCGTGATGCACCTAGCTCCTGGAGGGGTTCCCGGTAGGCTAACGATCTGGAGTGAGTCATCGATAAAAGCCTTGGAGGAGGTGAAGGTAATTGTCTAA
- a CDS encoding 50S ribosomal protein L3, translated as MPRRHGSLQYYPRKRAATQKAVFRSYPELLLDKPTLVAFPGYKAGMVHVLMKEDRPGKLNLGQQVMLASTVIETPPIEVVGFRAYKEDIYGLKPLVTAVKIENNDLISRTLTVGKGVNNIESALPKLESSRNQVSEIRVLAYTRPDLAGIHKKKPEFLEIPLKGGEMGDRIDLAISLVGSQVKVSSVFKVGQLVDLTAVTKGHGWQGVVRRFGIELLRHKAGKGRWRVGSLGSRHPPYVTWRVPRAGQTGYHKRTEYNKRILMLEDLMDGGTDVTPKGGFKSYGVLRSQYILVSGSVPGPAKRFVFLRHPIRPKYEELPVPEIYYVSSVGWLKR; from the coding sequence ATGCCGAGAAGGCATGGTTCACTTCAGTACTACCCTAGGAAGAGAGCTGCTACCCAGAAAGCGGTGTTCAGATCTTACCCTGAACTCTTGCTCGATAAACCGACTCTAGTCGCCTTTCCAGGCTATAAAGCAGGGATGGTTCACGTCCTGATGAAGGAGGATAGACCGGGTAAACTGAACCTAGGTCAGCAGGTGATGTTGGCGTCTACCGTGATAGAAACACCTCCTATAGAGGTGGTGGGATTCAGAGCTTACAAGGAGGACATCTACGGATTGAAACCACTCGTCACGGCAGTTAAGATAGAGAACAATGATCTGATCTCAAGGACCTTGACCGTGGGGAAGGGAGTAAACAATATTGAGAGTGCCCTCCCTAAGCTAGAGAGCAGTAGAAACCAGGTCAGTGAGATCAGGGTTCTAGCTTATACTAGGCCTGATTTAGCTGGCATCCACAAGAAGAAACCTGAGTTCCTGGAAATACCGTTGAAGGGCGGGGAAATGGGTGATAGAATAGACTTGGCTATTTCCTTAGTAGGCTCCCAGGTAAAGGTGAGTAGCGTCTTCAAGGTAGGCCAACTGGTCGATCTCACCGCTGTAACGAAGGGTCACGGGTGGCAGGGTGTCGTGAGGAGGTTCGGGATAGAGCTCCTCAGGCACAAGGCGGGGAAGGGGAGGTGGAGGGTCGGTAGCCTGGGGTCGAGGCATCCACCTTACGTGACCTGGAGGGTCCCAAGAGCTGGGCAGACTGGTTACCACAAGAGGACAGAGTACAACAAGAGGATACTCATGTTAGAGGACCTGATGGACGGCGGGACTGACGTGACGCCTAAGGGAGGATTCAAGAGTTACGGGGTTCTGAGGAGCCAGTACATATTGGTATCGGGATCGGTTCCAGGACCGGCTAAGCGTTTCGTGTTCTTGAGGCACCCGATAAGGCCGAAGTACGAGGAGCTACCGGTACCGGAGATATACTACGTCAGCTCCGTAGGTTGGTTGAAGAGGTGA
- a CDS encoding archease has product MGRRFLDLEADVGFEVWSEDLNSLFEEAALAMYEVMVDVGKVDPNVERCIELSAPNLEMLLQRWLSELLFITEVEKLVFSKFEVSVGGEGYLSGRALGDFIDPERHDPRTEVKAVTYHRLSVVKEGDLWKCTVVLDI; this is encoded by the coding sequence ATGGGGAGGAGGTTCCTAGACTTAGAAGCTGATGTAGGTTTCGAGGTGTGGTCGGAGGATCTGAACTCCCTCTTCGAGGAGGCCGCTTTAGCCATGTACGAGGTAATGGTGGATGTGGGGAAAGTGGATCCTAATGTGGAGAGGTGCATCGAGTTGAGCGCACCGAACCTGGAGATGCTCCTCCAACGCTGGCTCTCCGAGTTACTCTTCATCACAGAGGTCGAGAAGCTGGTTTTCTCGAAGTTCGAGGTTTCGGTAGGGGGTGAGGGCTATCTGAGCGGGAGGGCCTTAGGTGACTTCATAGATCCCGAGAGACACGATCCCAGAACCGAGGTGAAGGCCGTTACCTATCACAGACTAAGTGTCGTTAAGGAGGGAGACCTCTGGAAGTGCACTGTGGTGCTTGACATATGA
- the rqcH gene encoding ribosome rescue protein RqcH, which produces MPSPEGRIRGMTGLDLLHMTRELRLIEGSFVKKFYSIDENTLSLVFHPEREGRRELIIDTRGAVFLTKLKWSKPQTPSPFAMILRKRLENSRIEKVYQMGLERILVLEFSRDDLKLIIELFGAGNAILLSGNEISAALRKAEYRDREIRVGVPYKPPPGGVHLDDLSKDSLSKAIRGLPADERVSRVMVSFGLGPPYLDEALLMVGVRADSKLSDVDVDALIHSISEFLNRKAEPTVYMEGEDVVEYSAFPLTHLTFERRYAETFSDAVEVYYTSKRSFAEDRRVLSLEKEIERQLSLRREYEESYERFKRLGDLLISNLHEVDEVLRIARLGGSSELIRSLDRRSGRVVALIDGEVIELDLRRSASENAAEYYSKAKKMREKAARVNQAISQLEEKLRSIRSSVEREISELKPRPRRRMRWYERFRWFYTSSKLLVLCGRDAQTNSEIVDRYMERDDLFFHVDMPGGAVVILKTGGVEPDQESIEQAAVAAASFSRAWREGFSYADVYYVRGDQVSKHAPSGMYLPKGSFYITGKRNYLRVKLELAIGFQETIDGLKLTAAPPNSPFICSARIRPGSMRKEEAAIRIKNKLAECLERNVKIIGFPESSVDELTVDGIVRLMPPGRVELEE; this is translated from the coding sequence ATGCCATCCCCAGAGGGGAGAATCAGAGGTATGACTGGCTTAGATTTGCTCCACATGACTAGAGAGCTGAGGCTCATCGAGGGTAGCTTCGTAAAGAAATTCTACAGTATAGATGAGAACACCCTCTCCCTGGTCTTTCACCCCGAGAGGGAGGGGAGGAGGGAGTTGATAATAGATACGAGAGGTGCGGTCTTCCTGACGAAGCTCAAGTGGAGCAAACCCCAAACCCCTTCTCCATTCGCGATGATCCTCAGGAAGCGGCTGGAGAACTCGAGAATAGAGAAGGTTTACCAGATGGGTTTAGAGAGGATACTCGTTCTTGAGTTCTCTAGAGATGATCTCAAGCTTATAATTGAGCTTTTCGGTGCTGGAAACGCGATACTACTCTCGGGTAATGAGATATCAGCTGCCCTCCGTAAAGCCGAGTACAGGGATAGGGAGATAAGGGTGGGGGTTCCTTACAAGCCACCACCTGGCGGAGTACACTTGGATGATCTCTCCAAAGACAGCTTGTCCAAAGCGATCAGAGGACTTCCTGCAGATGAGAGAGTCTCCAGGGTGATGGTCTCATTTGGGCTAGGTCCTCCCTACTTAGATGAGGCACTGCTGATGGTGGGAGTAAGAGCCGATTCTAAGCTTTCAGATGTGGATGTAGATGCGTTAATCCATTCTATATCGGAGTTCTTGAACAGGAAAGCCGAACCGACTGTTTACATGGAGGGTGAGGATGTGGTCGAGTACTCAGCCTTCCCATTAACGCATTTAACTTTCGAGAGGAGGTATGCTGAGACATTCTCAGATGCTGTGGAGGTGTATTATACATCTAAGAGATCTTTTGCTGAGGATAGGAGGGTTCTTTCCTTAGAGAAAGAGATAGAGAGACAATTATCCTTGAGAAGGGAGTATGAAGAGTCCTATGAGCGTTTTAAGAGGCTTGGGGATCTGCTGATATCAAACCTCCATGAGGTCGATGAGGTCCTGAGGATCGCGAGGCTTGGAGGGTCCTCTGAACTCATCAGATCATTGGATAGGAGGTCCGGTAGAGTTGTCGCCCTGATAGATGGTGAGGTGATCGAGCTGGACCTGAGGAGATCAGCTTCGGAGAATGCTGCTGAATACTACAGCAAGGCTAAGAAGATGAGGGAGAAAGCTGCTAGAGTGAACCAAGCGATATCCCAGTTAGAGGAGAAGCTTAGATCGATCAGATCCTCAGTGGAGAGGGAGATCTCGGAGTTGAAGCCGAGACCCAGGAGAAGGATGAGGTGGTATGAGAGGTTCAGGTGGTTCTACACGTCCTCCAAACTACTAGTGCTGTGCGGTAGGGATGCCCAGACTAACTCGGAGATAGTGGATAGGTACATGGAGAGGGATGACCTCTTCTTTCACGTCGATATGCCAGGAGGGGCTGTAGTGATCCTCAAGACGGGTGGTGTTGAGCCCGATCAGGAGTCAATAGAACAAGCGGCTGTAGCTGCAGCATCTTTCTCGAGGGCCTGGAGGGAAGGGTTCTCCTACGCGGATGTCTACTATGTGAGAGGGGATCAGGTCTCTAAGCATGCCCCTTCAGGGATGTACCTACCCAAGGGGAGCTTCTACATAACCGGGAAGAGGAACTACTTGAGAGTTAAGCTAGAACTTGCTATCGGTTTTCAAGAAACCATTGACGGCTTGAAGTTAACGGCAGCCCCGCCGAATTCTCCCTTCATCTGCTCAGCGAGGATAAGACCCGGTTCTATGAGGAAGGAGGAAGCCGCAATAAGGATAAAAAATAAACTAGCCGAGTGCCTGGAACGTAACGTTAAAATAATCGGGTTCCCCGAATCATCGGTCGATGAGTTAACGGTGGATGGGATAGTGAGGTTGATGCCCCCCGGGAGAGTGGAGTTAGAGGAGTGA
- a CDS encoding CBS domain-containing protein, with translation MRMWSLIPEREEESRVRVKVSEIMNRNIITMKPEGTVYEAAKLMKENNIGSIVVMDGGELKGIVTERDLITRYIAMEDGRRPEEVKVSEIMTKNPITIRDNTDVDEAARIMIENNIRRLIVVNYDGKVVGIVSSRDILRIAPHIWFLLMQELRIAQSRGKWGLV, from the coding sequence ATGAGGATGTGGTCGCTGATACCTGAGAGGGAGGAGGAATCGAGGGTAAGGGTCAAGGTATCCGAGATAATGAACAGGAACATAATCACGATGAAGCCCGAGGGGACTGTTTACGAAGCCGCTAAACTCATGAAGGAGAACAACATAGGTTCCATAGTCGTTATGGATGGGGGCGAGTTGAAGGGTATAGTGACCGAAAGGGACCTGATAACTAGGTACATCGCTATGGAAGATGGGAGAAGACCTGAGGAAGTCAAGGTATCCGAGATAATGACCAAAAATCCTATAACAATAAGGGATAACACCGACGTAGATGAAGCCGCTAGGATAATGATAGAGAACAACATAAGGAGACTCATAGTCGTGAACTACGATGGGAAAGTGGTTGGTATAGTCTCCTCACGGGACATACTGAGGATAGCTCCTCACATATGGTTCCTCCTGATGCAGGAGCTCAGGATCGCTCAATCCAGGGGGAAGTGGGGGCTCGTTTGA
- a CDS encoding CBS domain-containing protein, producing MLRTKVNDYMSRDVAVVLPSDTLGKARNLMLERRVRRLVVVEGGRAVGVITATDIAKALARRGAPWRWRDPENALVGRFMTRDPVTVGPEESVPSAARVMAERGIGGLPVVRDSELVGILSETDVTRFFEENMRGVYRARDLLSERYGIVRHDMNIKRVARIIASGQRIVLVSGPNGKYEGMISEGELALWVPELARKYVLIPSRVGRRVILDSKVRTVSSIMKELRIRVTPEDDASKAARFILEWGLPAVPVFDEERLLGVVDKKEVVRGVSRAS from the coding sequence ATGTTGAGGACTAAGGTCAATGACTATATGAGCCGAGACGTAGCTGTCGTCCTCCCCTCGGATACCTTAGGGAAGGCAAGGAACTTAATGCTCGAGAGGAGGGTTAGGAGGCTTGTGGTAGTCGAAGGAGGAAGAGCAGTAGGTGTGATAACTGCTACGGACATCGCAAAGGCCTTAGCTAGGAGGGGCGCGCCTTGGAGGTGGAGGGATCCCGAGAACGCGTTAGTTGGGAGGTTCATGACGAGGGACCCGGTGACTGTAGGACCGGAGGAATCAGTTCCCTCCGCAGCCAGAGTCATGGCTGAGAGGGGTATAGGAGGCCTACCAGTGGTACGGGATTCGGAGCTCGTTGGGATCCTCTCAGAGACGGACGTGACTAGGTTCTTTGAGGAGAACATGCGGGGGGTTTACAGGGCTAGGGACCTATTGAGTGAGAGGTACGGGATCGTCAGGCATGATATGAACATCAAGAGAGTAGCTAGGATCATCGCCAGCGGTCAGAGGATAGTGCTAGTATCCGGGCCGAATGGAAAGTACGAGGGAATGATATCCGAGGGAGAGCTAGCTCTCTGGGTCCCGGAGCTCGCGAGGAAGTACGTCCTCATACCCTCCAGGGTCGGAAGGAGGGTTATCTTGGATAGCAAGGTCAGGACAGTAAGCAGCATCATGAAGGAGCTGAGGATCAGGGTGACGCCCGAGGATGATGCTAGTAAAGCCGCTAGGTTCATCCTGGAGTGGGGCCTCCCTGCGGTACCTGTCTTCGATGAGGAGAGGCTCTTGGGAGTAGTTGACAAGAAGGAGGTAGTGAGGGGGGTATCGCGTGCTTCGTAA
- a CDS encoding CBS domain-containing protein, with protein sequence MLRNVKISDLIVGNPITVDKDEPVGKALELMERNRITHLPVTSADRLVGVLSTRDLMEGLGSSRFERIPARRIYVSALMSEPPITIEPEVSASEAIKLMLDKGIGALPILNNGKLTGLITEVDFIRHADLQGDFSALIKRDHPRIMPNERIVHARSIMLERGARVLPVVDSGKLVGLLTEMILAKAFFEIRDRIDTTYMDDVARRVIVEDVMMETPPKLSVNEDLRSLRNVFLSTGLPALPITDASEKVVGVVDRRSLLRLLP encoded by the coding sequence GTGCTTCGTAACGTGAAGATCTCCGACTTGATAGTAGGGAACCCCATAACGGTGGATAAAGATGAACCCGTGGGTAAGGCGTTAGAGCTAATGGAGAGGAATAGGATAACCCACCTCCCGGTCACCTCGGCCGATAGGCTCGTGGGGGTCCTCAGCACGAGGGACCTCATGGAAGGTCTAGGATCCTCACGTTTCGAGAGGATCCCTGCTAGGAGGATCTACGTCAGCGCCTTGATGTCAGAGCCCCCAATCACAATAGAGCCTGAAGTCAGCGCTTCAGAAGCGATTAAGTTGATGCTAGATAAGGGGATAGGTGCTCTCCCGATACTGAACAACGGGAAGCTCACTGGGCTGATAACTGAGGTCGATTTCATAAGGCATGCAGATCTTCAAGGGGATTTCTCAGCTTTAATAAAAAGGGATCACCCAAGGATAATGCCCAATGAGAGGATAGTACACGCTAGATCGATAATGCTTGAGAGAGGGGCTAGAGTGCTGCCAGTAGTGGATTCAGGGAAACTTGTTGGCTTACTAACCGAGATGATCTTAGCAAAAGCCTTCTTCGAGATAAGGGATAGGATAGATACCACTTACATGGATGACGTAGCTAGGAGAGTCATAGTCGAGGACGTGATGATGGAGACGCCACCTAAGCTTTCCGTGAACGAAGACCTGAGATCCTTAAGAAACGTTTTCCTGAGCACTGGGCTACCGGCACTGCCCATCACGGATGCCAGTGAGAAGGTGGTTGGGGTCGTTGATAGGAGAAGCCTGCTGAGACTTCTCCCGTGA